The Saprospiraceae bacterium genome includes a window with the following:
- a CDS encoding FadR family transcriptional regulator, with protein sequence MEALRSFKTLTAIDNSSMVDKVELSLLDFFAKKELKVGDSIPKELELAEILGVSRTVVRETLTRLRTMGLIETRKKKGTVIKSPDIGQILQKSIIPHILDDNTLKDIFEMRLALEVGMSDFVVARATDDDIKELYEIVKDELTPDADSLFDVDYEIRFHGKLYEITGNSTLKEFQKLLLPVYNYIYSSGLLSLKTSKKRFTSHLQLVEILATRDTEKFRAGMRNHLENHFYRIL encoded by the coding sequence ATGGAAGCACTCAGATCATTTAAGACATTGACTGCTATTGACAATAGTAGTATGGTGGACAAGGTTGAACTTAGCCTACTTGATTTTTTTGCAAAAAAAGAGTTAAAAGTAGGTGACTCGATTCCGAAGGAATTGGAGCTTGCTGAAATACTGGGAGTAAGCCGAACCGTAGTCAGAGAAACTCTTACAAGGCTGCGGACTATGGGTTTGATTGAAACCCGCAAGAAGAAAGGTACAGTCATAAAAAGCCCTGATATCGGGCAAATCTTACAAAAGTCTATCATCCCGCACATTCTGGATGACAACACCCTGAAGGATATTTTTGAAATGAGACTGGCACTGGAGGTAGGTATGTCTGATTTTGTAGTAGCAAGGGCAACTGATGATGATATCAAAGAACTTTATGAGATTGTCAAGGATGAGCTTACACCTGATGCCGATTCTTTATTTGACGTGGATTATGAAATCAGATTTCATGGAAAATTGTATGAAATCACCGGAAATTCGACGCTGAAGGAGTTTCAAAAATTGCTTTTGCCAGTATATAACTACATTTATTCCAGCGGACTTCTCAGTTTAAAGACATCAAAAAAGAGATTTACGTCCCACTTACAGCTCGTAGAAATCCTTGCTACCCGTGATACTGAAAAATTCAGGGCGGGAATGCGCAACCACCTCGAAAATCATTTTTACAGGATATTGTAA
- the lysS gene encoding lysine--tRNA ligase, which produces MHHLSEQELVRRENLNKLTEAGIEAYPSATFEINATAHEIKSNFKEGDTTYQSISLAGRLMSKRIMGKASFAELQDSSGRIQIYINRDEICPGEDKILYNDAFKKWFDLGDFIGIKGFAFYTQMGECTVHVTELKMLSKSLRPLPVVKKDDEGNIYDAFTDPEQRYRQRYVDLVVNDHIKDVFVKRTKMYNSMREYLNEKGYLEVETPVLQPLYGGAAARPFTTFHNTLDMKLYLRIANELYLKRLIVGGFDGVYEFSKDFRNEGMSRFHNPEFTQIELYVAYKDYKWMMELVEEMVEKVALDIYGTTQVQVGENLIDFKRPWKRFTMYEAIEHFTGIDISDMDEAALRDVAHKLKVHVDNTMGKGKLIDEIFGETCEGNLIQPTFITDYPVEMSPLAKKHATKPGLVERFEAICNKKEICNAFSELNDPIDQRQRFESQLELGKRGDEEAMVLDEDFLRALEYGMPPTAGLGIGMDRLAMIMTNQNSIQDVLFFPQMKPEKE; this is translated from the coding sequence ATGCATCATTTGTCAGAACAGGAACTCGTAAGACGCGAAAATCTAAACAAACTTACAGAAGCCGGTATTGAAGCCTATCCAAGTGCCACATTTGAAATCAATGCCACTGCTCACGAAATCAAATCAAATTTTAAGGAAGGTGATACTACTTATCAATCTATAAGTTTGGCCGGGAGACTCATGTCAAAACGAATCATGGGTAAGGCTTCTTTTGCTGAGCTGCAGGATAGTTCGGGACGAATACAAATCTACATCAACCGGGATGAAATCTGCCCCGGTGAAGACAAAATTCTTTATAATGATGCATTTAAAAAATGGTTTGACCTTGGAGATTTTATTGGGATCAAAGGTTTTGCTTTTTACACTCAAATGGGAGAATGTACTGTACATGTAACTGAATTAAAGATGCTTTCAAAATCTCTTAGGCCGCTTCCGGTTGTAAAAAAAGATGATGAAGGAAACATTTATGATGCATTTACAGATCCTGAGCAACGATACAGACAAAGATATGTAGACCTTGTGGTCAATGACCATATCAAAGATGTATTTGTCAAGAGAACCAAAATGTACAATTCTATGAGGGAATACCTCAACGAAAAGGGGTATCTCGAGGTTGAGACTCCGGTATTGCAACCGCTTTACGGTGGTGCAGCAGCCCGACCTTTTACGACTTTTCACAATACTCTTGACATGAAGCTTTATCTAAGGATAGCTAATGAATTGTATCTCAAGAGATTGATCGTTGGTGGTTTTGATGGAGTGTATGAATTTAGCAAGGATTTCAGAAATGAAGGTATGAGCAGGTTTCACAATCCTGAATTCACCCAGATAGAACTATATGTTGCATACAAGGACTACAAGTGGATGATGGAATTGGTGGAAGAAATGGTGGAGAAAGTGGCATTGGATATTTATGGTACAACACAGGTCCAAGTGGGAGAAAATCTGATTGACTTCAAGCGTCCATGGAAAAGGTTCACGATGTATGAAGCCATTGAACATTTTACAGGCATAGACATCAGTGATATGGATGAAGCCGCTCTCCGGGATGTTGCCCACAAATTGAAAGTACACGTGGATAATACCATGGGAAAAGGCAAACTCATAGATGAAATCTTTGGTGAAACCTGCGAAGGAAATCTTATCCAGCCTACTTTCATTACAGACTACCCTGTTGAGATGTCACCGCTTGCAAAAAAACATGCCACAAAGCCTGGATTGGTTGAAAGATTTGAAGCCATATGCAATAAAAAAGAGATCTGCAATGCTTTTTCTGAGCTAAATGACCCCATAGACCAGAGACAAAGATTTGAATCTCAGCTCGAATTGGGAAAACGAGGTGACGAAGAAGCCATGGTGCTTGACGAAGATTTTTTGCGTGCACTGGAATACGGAATGCCACCTACGGCAGGGCTAGGCATTGGTATGGACAGGCTTGCTATGATCATGACCAATCAAAATTCTATTCAGGATGTTTTATTCTTTCCACAGATGAAGCCGGAGAAGGAGTAA
- a CDS encoding histidinol-phosphate aminotransferase family protein has product MGSINRRQWLRSAGLAAGTATFFTDRLFSINAVNPYVDTFDALDNGSDEVIRLSSNENPYGPSKYVRDKMTSAFDKVCRYPFGEMDNLTKKIAIKEGLSPENILLTIGSTEGLKIAALAYMQKGGELVAPDPTFEAMINYAEACGAYVHKVPVKKDLGIDLETMEKRCTQDTKMVFVCNPNNPTGTILPSDEMSHFCTKMAKRTMVFSDEAYIDYINIADYPSMTTLVKEGLNVIVSRTFSKIFGIAGLRIGYLIARPDIIKRLDKFRIDRPNILALIAASNAMDEMDFYRFSVSKNKESITLLTKAFDKHQLTYTQSHANFVFFKTGMNINDFAKKMLDQNIRVGRPFPPLNEWCRISTGTTEEMEKVVSALNVIYS; this is encoded by the coding sequence ATGGGATCAATCAACAGACGTCAATGGCTGCGGTCGGCAGGTCTGGCAGCAGGAACTGCCACATTTTTTACAGATAGATTATTCAGCATCAATGCTGTAAACCCTTATGTCGATACATTTGATGCTCTGGACAATGGTTCTGATGAAGTGATACGCCTGAGTTCCAACGAAAACCCTTATGGACCATCGAAGTATGTTCGTGATAAAATGACATCTGCTTTTGACAAAGTTTGCAGATATCCTTTTGGTGAGATGGATAACTTAACCAAAAAAATAGCCATCAAAGAGGGGCTTTCCCCTGAAAATATACTGCTCACTATTGGATCTACAGAAGGTCTGAAAATTGCAGCATTGGCATATATGCAAAAAGGAGGTGAACTCGTGGCCCCTGATCCGACCTTCGAAGCCATGATCAACTATGCCGAAGCTTGTGGTGCATATGTCCATAAAGTGCCGGTAAAAAAAGACCTGGGTATCGACCTCGAAACTATGGAGAAACGATGTACTCAGGATACAAAAATGGTGTTTGTCTGCAACCCCAATAATCCTACAGGCACTATTTTACCTTCCGATGAAATGTCACATTTTTGTACAAAAATGGCAAAACGTACCATGGTTTTTTCAGATGAAGCATATATTGATTATATAAATATTGCTGACTACCCTTCTATGACTACATTGGTCAAAGAAGGATTGAACGTGATAGTTTCGCGAACGTTTTCTAAGATTTTTGGCATTGCCGGGCTTCGTATTGGTTACCTGATAGCCAGACCGGACATTATCAAAAGATTAGACAAATTCAGAATTGACAGGCCCAATATTTTAGCACTGATAGCGGCATCAAATGCTATGGATGAAATGGATTTTTACAGGTTCAGTGTTTCCAAAAATAAAGAGTCAATAACGCTTCTCACAAAAGCATTTGATAAACATCAACTTACTTATACTCAAAGTCATGCAAACTTTGTATTTTTTAAAACAGGTATGAATATCAATGACTTTGCTAAAAAAATGCTGGATCAAAATATCAGAGTAGGCCGGCCTTTCCCGCCTTTAAATGAATGGTGCAGAATTTCCACCGGCACAACTGAAGAAATGGAAAAAGTGGTTTCAGCACTTAATGTCATTTACTCCTAA
- a CDS encoding 1-acyl-sn-glycerol-3-phosphate acyltransferase has product MNIFYYIIAAIRAILVFGGMILFMLFYGISCIFLKHTKERAFKLRKIYLTYWCIPVLNIKVEQKGHPSNIPSLYVSNHRSFADPIVLCSYIDAFVIAKAEVMNYPIINKGAELTGVIWVNRQNQHSRNHTRSKMVETIQSGYNVLVYPEGTVGKLAHTLPFRKGTFIEAAENNLPVMPVAIEFKHKQDLWVLEKFLPQYFYQFSKWKTEVKLSFGETIIEKDGLKAHHIAYDWINHEIKDMQEDWSEVF; this is encoded by the coding sequence TTGAACATTTTTTATTACATCATCGCTGCCATTAGGGCTATTCTGGTATTTGGAGGCATGATCTTATTTATGCTGTTTTATGGAATCTCCTGCATATTTTTAAAGCATACCAAAGAAAGGGCTTTTAAACTCAGAAAAATTTATCTGACTTATTGGTGTATTCCGGTTTTGAATATAAAAGTTGAACAAAAAGGACATCCATCAAACATTCCTTCATTATACGTTTCAAATCATCGGTCGTTTGCCGATCCTATCGTGTTATGCAGTTACATTGACGCATTCGTGATTGCAAAAGCTGAGGTTATGAATTATCCAATCATAAATAAAGGTGCAGAGTTGACAGGGGTGATTTGGGTCAACAGGCAAAATCAGCATTCGCGCAATCATACACGGAGTAAAATGGTAGAAACTATACAGTCAGGATACAATGTTTTGGTTTATCCTGAAGGTACTGTCGGAAAGCTTGCCCACACGCTGCCATTCAGGAAGGGTACATTTATTGAAGCCGCTGAAAATAATTTACCTGTAATGCCCGTAGCTATTGAATTTAAGCACAAACAAGACTTATGGGTTTTGGAAAAATTCCTGCCGCAGTACTTCTATCAGTTTTCAAAATGGAAGACAGAAGTCAAGTTGTCATTTGGTGAAACAATAATAGAAAAAGATGGGCTGAAAGCACATCATATAGCTTATGATTGGATCAATCATGAAATCAAAGATATGCAGGAGGACTGGTCAGAAGTATTTTAG